The genome window agatattggcttttattgactggaagaaggaacaaacagtgagtgaccaccatactacatcctggagactgagaggccgggctcaggccttgatcacctttatacaggggtctgtgggaggagccacaggagcagtcagcaggggcgtgtccagacaggtatatgtagttcaccacattcacccccccccccccactttgttttaaaaagaatccccatgtggcgaagtttcttacaggttaagtctatcaggtggtcgaatctgacgctgcgatctacgtagcaccggctgtgattgcacagatgccggcggtggtgattgcacaggagacggaggttgtgctggttccagcccactaggcgtcagtgatccctcacgcatgtgcgaggcgcctggtatatatgcgtacgaaacTCCCGGTATATgcgtgtcgtgaggagtctgtgtagggcctggtgtgcgcggtgtcacctcgggtacagggttcatagttactggagagtgttcagggtagtggtctactgcacctgcgggcgccaggtcacggacggagaccgtgtcctcccgcccatcaggtaagaccacataggcatactgggggttcgcatgtagaaggtgaaccctctcgaccagcaggaagtatttagtactcctcacatgtctccggagcaccactggccctggggacgtcaaccGAACTGGTAGgatggtcccagtgacagacttcctgggaaaagtgaatagacgctcgtgaggggtggcattggtgggcatacataacagggagcggatagaatggagtgcctcagggaggatctcctgccatcgagagaccggcaacccttttgacttaagggctaaaagtgtggccttccacactgtggcattctccctctccacctgtccatttccctggggattataactcgtggtccgactagtagcaatacccctagctagcaggtaccggcgcagctcggcactcataaaggaggaccctccatcactgtggatatagcagggatatccgaacagagtgaagagctggcgcagggcttttatgacggacatggtagtggtgtcggggcagggaatggcaaaggggaaccacgagtacttgtcgataatattgagaaaatagacattgcggttggtggagggaggggggcccttaaagtcaatactcagttgctcaaaacggcgagtggccttgacaagttgagCCGtctcaggatggtagaagtgcggtttgcactcagcgcggatttggcagtccctggtcatcgtcctgatgtcctccagggagtacggcaggttccgggctttcacaaaatggtaaaatcgggtgacccccggatggcaaagttgtgcatgaagggcgtatagctggtcgagctgtgcgctagcacacattccccgggatagggcatcagggggctcattgagtctgccaggccggtacagagtatcatagttgtaggtggagagttctattctccaccgcaaaattttatcatttttgattttgccccactgttggttgctgaacatgaacgcaacagagcgctggtcggtcagcaaggtgaaccttttgccagcgagatagtgcctccagtgcctaacagcctccactatggcctgggcttctttctccaccgcggagtgccgaatttcagagccttgaagggtacgagaaaagaatgctactggcctgccttcctgattgagggtagcagccagagtgaaatcggaggcgtcacactctacttggaagggaatggtctcgtccaccgcatgcatcgtagctttggcaatgtcccctttaatgcagctgaaggccgcgcaggcctcagcagagagaggaaaagtggtagacttgaccagggggcgggccttgtctgcataatgggggacccattgggcgtaataggaaaaaaaacccaggcaccgtctgagggctttgagagtggtgggaagagggagttctaacagggggcgcatacggttgggatcagggccaatgaccccgttttccacgacatacccaaggatagcgaggcaggtggttccgaacacacacttgtccctgttataagtgaggttcagagctgcggccacttggagaaatcgttggaggttggcgttgtgatccggccagtcgcgaccacagatggtgatgttatccagatagggaaatgtggccttcagttggtactggtccaccatccgttccatttccctctggaagacggagacaccattcgtgacactgaaggggacgtGCAAGAAGTGATAAGGCCttccgcccgcctcgaaggcagtgtaggggcggtcctctgggcagatggggagctggtgataagcggatttcagatctattgtcgagtacaccttgtactgagctatctggttgaccatatccgcgatgcgggataggggaaaagtggtagacttgaccagggggcgggccttgtctgcgtaatgggggacccattgggcgtaatagtagccttacatctcagagtgagttattgatggtgcatcaattttattgactggaagaaggaacaagcagtgagtgaccaccatactacatcctggagactgagaggccaggctcaggccttgatcgcctttataccggggtctgtgggaggagccacaggagcagtcagcaggggcatgtccagacaggtatatgtagttcaccacggtATGATGACTTACATTAGTCATGGCActgagttgagatgtaatgttgcagtgTGGGAcagttttaaagtggaaaagccattgcactggggcagttccactctctcaaactCCAGACCCAGTGATACGAActagcatcacaaactggggacTGCCTTTGTTGCAGTGGCTTGTCATacccttcgctctccacagagcattgcagttccgccttcctggctgttggatctcactgtcggTCTCATCCTCTCAGTCCGTTGGAGCTAACtgcacatgctaggacaggcatgtccctttctcactggggtatgaggcacTGGCTACTCTCAGCTAGCTTAGCCTGCCTTTTGAAGCAGTTTaccagggtgtggccgctgttgcaTGCGGAGGCACAAGTGAGAGCTGTGTGTCCAGTGGGGAACAAAGATGAGTCCGCTGCCCCCAGTGGACAAGGCAAGCACCTACAGCAGAGATGCAACCCCCTCCCTGGACTCCCGATACACCCTTAATGTTGTAGTTATACAGTATAAgttgttggtgaggctgcacttggaaaaTTCTGTACGCTGTTACCTTGTTATAGGAAATAAATTATTAAACTAGAATGAGTGCAGAAAAGACTTACCAGAATGTGGCCTGGGCTTGGGATCCTGAGTTAGAAGAATGGTTTGTGTAgactaagactttattccctgagaCATAGGAGATtcaggggtgatctgatagaggaatAAAAGTACACCAACAAGGTGTAGGCacatagtctttttcccagggagggTGTCCTGAAAACAAGAAGCCATAGATTTAACATCAGAAATAAGAAGCAGGaaatttaaaagggacatcaaggacagcttcttcatgcaaagagtggtgagttcTTCAAaagagctgccagaaatagtggttgaggtGTTAAGTACATGGCCAGCAGAGATTAAAGGGCTATGAGTCAGACATGGGCTAGACTGCTAGGTAACAGAGCTGGGATGGATGAGTTTGGCCAAAGGGTTTGGTTCCATGCTATGATCCCATGTCACAGGAccaatatgctgaattaaaggaCATCAAGATTTTGTCTAAGTCAGTTCTGTCACATGCATACACATATTTAAGCATGGATGAACAATGTCACACCATCTGATAATCACACCATGTACCAGATTGCCTCATTTTTTAAAGTCACCACTCAAAATATTTCAAGCCACTGCATATAACCTACAAACACTGTTTCTGCAACCAAGTTGCTTTGATCACAATTACcaagcaagaaaaaaaatctctgaaCCTGTTGTTGAGTAAGTTTTATGAGAATAACGTGAGGCCCCAAATGAGTGAATGAACTTTTGTGTAGAAGGAAGTGAAAAATTCATTTGGTCCCGAGGTTGCATGCATAAAGGATATAAAAAGTCAATGAAACACAGGAAGTCACAAACAAGACCAGAAACATTGAGTATGTCTtaaaactcctgatgaagtgcttcggcctgaaacttcgtcactacctcccccaatagatgctgtctggcttgctgagttctgccagtattttgtgtttttatgtctTAAAACTTCATTGTTTCCAAAGTACAGTTCAATAACACTGCTAGATTTCACAAAGGTTTAAACTCAGCCTGAGAAGAACTTCAGTTACATAGGGCACAGCTTTGCAAATTACATGTGAGTGAGACCATTCTTGGAggattgtgctcagttctggttacccaaGTATAGAAAGGATAATATTAAACTGGAAATGGGTGCAGGAAAGTTTCATGAGGACTGAAgggtctgagttataaggagaggctggaaaGCCTGGAACATTTTTCCCTGCAGCTTTAGAGGCTGAGGATGACTTTATAAAGGcacatgagaggcatagataaggtgaatggacACAATATTTTCCCCAAGGGTAGAGTAGTCTAAAAGTAGAGGATATAGATTTTTAAGATGAGGGGggcagatttaaaagggacctgagggataACTTCTCGCAAAGAGAAAGGTGGGTACAAGCTGCCATAAGTAGCTGTAAGATAGGTAAAATTATGATGTTTAAGGGGCATTTAGATTGAAAATCCTTTGAAGGATGTGGGCCAAATGGAACTAGCCAGGATATGCATATTGCTCAACATGGATGaattgggctgaaggggctgtctGCATTCACAGGACCATATTCATTCTCCCATTGGAACTGGCAGCAGAATGATGCTGTTGAGTTCATGGCTCAGAGAGTCACATGGGCTAGACTGGTCTCCACTTGCAATTCTCAGCAATGTAGTCCAGGTCCATCAAGCATCCTCATCCATGAACAGTAAAGATAACTGTTTTATAAAGCAAATATCTAGctactattttaaaaaaaacatctacAACTTTTTGAAAtctaaaagaaaaacaaaacactCAGCAGACTGTAATttcaaccatatacatgtataccaccaaacgaaacaatgttcctccagactgaGGTGTAACACTGTGTgtacaactcacacacaacacattaaATAATATTACCAAACAAACGATAGGGTGCATTTACATCACTCGTTAACAAGTAATGAGTGTAATGCTACATTGTGAGACCTGGGTGATGGCAGGGAGTTCAATAGTTTCAcggtctgggggaagaagctaCGGTATCTCCTGCCTTATAGTAGGGGTTGAAAGAGATTGTTGAATAGATGGGAGAGATCATTGACAAGGCTAAGGACCCTACAAATGCAGCATTTCTGTTACGTGTCTCCAATGGGTTGAAGAGAGACCGCAGTGATTCTCTCAGTGGTCAAAATCTTTTTTATAGAGTCTTGTGGTCAGAGCCTTGCAAACCACATAGCCAGATAGTGAGGCAGCGGGTCAGGACAATTTCACTGGGAACATTTGGTTAGAATTGAAGGCAAGAGGTTTgcttgcctcagtctcctcaggaagtagagacagtgCTATgcttcctcatctcatgttcaaaTCAGCTGAGGCACTTGGCTAAGATATGCCCTTCAAGGTGCCTATATGTATTCTCCCTGTGCCCTTAAATCTCATAAGTTATAATAGCAGTCACTGTCATTGAACAACTATGCCTCATCAGTAAAGACAAATATCTGTAAAACTTTGAAACCAGGTCTATTTTTCTACCTAATGCAGTCAGCAACGTTTTTTTTTCAACTTCAAGTAATCAGACACCTCTTTTCATAAAAATATGCAATAAATGCTGATTGATTGTAATTTCCACAGGATGATGGCCAGAGTTAAGGAAATCAGTTCCAAATACTTTCACAGAAAATCACTGAAATTCATATAGTACAAATGCAATTTCATTTATAATGAGTTACCTGTAAATTATCCACTGCTTTGCAGTATCCACTGTCTTCCTGCATAAGAACAGGTATCTGATAGATATTAAAACTGTGGCATAGCTCACCATCAAATATTGCAATGAATTGTAACAGTTCCTTCAcccaagctgtcagactcctcaatgcccgaagcctggactgacaccttactgccctattgtcctgtttatgatttattgtaatgcctgcactgtttttgtgcactttatgtagtcctgtgtaggtctctagtctagtgtagctttctctgtgttgttttttttttcgtagttcagtctagtttttgtactgtgtcatgtaacatcatggtcctgacagcagttatggtcggaatgacaataaaagtgacttgacttgacttgaatttgaAATTCAAGCTCACCGGTTCAAAGTTCAagataaatgtattatcaaagtacatatatgtcaccatatacaaccctgaggttcattttcttgttggcatactCATTAAATCAAATAATCAATGCAAGACagcaccaacagggcagacaaccaatgtgcaaaagacagcaaactatgcaaacacaaaaaaaagaataaatattgagaacatgagatgaagagaccttgtaAATGAATCCATAGGATGTTGGAACAGTtcggtgatggggcaagtgaagttgagtgacattATTTCCTCTGATtcgggagcctgatgattgaggggtataattgttcctggacctggtggtgtgagccctaagGCTTCTGTGCCTTCTTCTTGATGACAGCAGAGAGAAGAAAACGtgacctaggtggtgggggtccctgatgatcgatgctgctttcctgcagcaatgCTCCAtctggatgtgctcaatggtggggagaactTTAACtgcaatggactgggctgtgttcaatactttttgtaggattttttgttcaaggacaattgtgtttccataccaggctgtgatgcagtcaatcaatatactctccaccacacatctataaaagttgaTCAGAATTAAAGATAGGCTCAGAATCGGTATAGAAGATTTGATAAATAGTGTGGCTTTGTTGCTGCTTTCATCGTAAAGCAGGCAAAAACTTAAATGATTTTCAAAtcagaacaggcccccagtccttgaggttgcgttgccaatggccgttggcggggcctaTTTAATATGCTcgacagaggatggtgctcggagaagctgtgccagaggggatggtcattGGCTCAAAGGTTTGAAGGACTCAGAATCCACTGTGGTCAGgttgctttcagtgtgtgctgcgtctgcgagccTGGTTttgacagagctttcattgtgtgctgtgtctgcaaggctgagttggGCAgaaccgtggaagtccatagcagcgagtctgtcgggatcctggggacttgtggaaactgtgtggtgatttattttttgaacttatagtcctttaacatctttggattatttttactgtgcccatggtctgttttttatcaattatgctattgtttgcactatcGTAACTATacgttgtaactatgtggttttgtgcaggtcttgtagctttagtttttggtcttgtttgtctggtggatttggagctcctttccggggaacgcgataagacggtagcacgatattaatacacagcagcctctccggactctggattggggattgccaaacgttacgtggattttctggtgtagtctgttttgtcatgtgtttttgtgatatcattctggaggaacgttgtctcattttttaactgcattgcatttgtggtttctaagtgacaataaactggatcagAATCTGAAATTATGTGTGCTGCTGCCAGTTAGAATGGTTCATAACATTCTTTGTCACTTGGTGCAACAGTGCCTTACATATCCTGCTGTGAGCTGGCAGTGAACTCTGTGTTTGCAGAAAACAGATGAGTATACTAGGGGAGTCATATTACATAACTCTCTGGTACATATTTACAGGAAGTACAGTTAACATCATTATAACAGCTGGTGGaatttccccataatccttgagAAATCTGTACTAAGCAGCCAATTGGAAATAAAACTTAGAACAAATTGCCAGCTGAAATTACACAAACAACTATTTAAAgactaaaaggaaaaaaaattctgTCAGATGATCTTGCACAGAAGACAAAGGATCCAAGTTTCTTACTAGTTGTTGACAATTTCTGCTCTGTTGGATTTTATTTCGTGGTGAACTGGACCACTTTTAAAGCACTGCAGGCAAAAAAAAAGGtaattaaatatatatatcaCCTATCTGCCTTTATTTCAAATATCTATATTGTCATGCTTTGTATGCTGAATTAAAATTTAATGCCATGATCATGAAATAGTGCATATAGCAAGTGTAACTTACATATTAATTGTCAATTAATTTTATGATAACATATTAAATGATTGCAGCAGCCTGTGAGTATTTGTTTAAGAAAATAGCCATCACATTTGAACAGATATAGAGGAAAGCATAGTATTAAACACTTTCATTAGGATGAAACAGGGCATTAATTGCCCAGACACCAAGAAAAGTACTTGGCATTTTCTTTTCTGCCTGCATCTTGCAGTTTTATGTGGATCTGCTAGTCTAAAGAAAGCAGGATTCTGTTAATATGCTGTACGTAGATCAAAATCAACTGTACACCAACAGTATGAGAGGGAAAGTAGAAATAACTCTGTGCAGAACTTGTTATGAAAGTTTTATTTAAACCAGTATCATGTTAGCTCATTGGAATCTGTTTGCAATGCCCGTGGCTGGAATTACTCACATGTTTTTGGTTTATTCTGCTTGGAGAAGCTCACAAATAATAGTTTACACAAGAGTAAGTCTTACTGCAGATGGGGACCCTTTATCTGTTGCATTATTTCCTTTCTTGTGTGTTTTTTGATTTAGCGTGTATACAATGGAGGAGAAAAAATTGCattctgatttaattttttacagcCCCTAAGTACTTATAAACAATAAAAATGTAACTAAATGTAAAAAAATACAGTAGCGTGTTGTGCACAATACACTGATTTAAAATGGAATAAATAGATGAATATGAAATCTGCATTAAGTTTTTATTAAGTGATCTTCTTGGGCAATCTCTTgattctgtttctgttctgtgggTCCTGTGGAGGACAATGGTGTCAatacatgatgcaccatcaataactcacactgagacgtaggcgagatatcggcttttattgactggaagaaggaaccaggagtgagtgaccatcatactatgtcctggagactgaggccgaggatctggcctcagatcgcctttatacaggggtctgtgggaggagccacaggagcagtcagcagggggcgtgtccagacaggcacacgtagttcaccacaatacagATGTTCTGTAAGACCTGAGTTACGTGATTGatatgataaaaaaaaacaggatgagAGACAGGGCCAACATTGCAAAGAAGGAGAGGAGCTCAAAATAATGTGGAAGGCATATTCTTGAATATATGTTGAAGCCCCAGCATTGCAAAGCTTATGGAACTGCCTTCCCCAGTTATGCTGTGGGTGAAGACATAGCTAGGAATTATCACTTGCTTTGCTTCAGTCCTGCACCTTACCCTGGATTCTGGTCTGTCCTGGTTTGTTGTGACTGCAGTCAGGAGGATGGTCAATGAAATAGAAACCCTTTGAGCTGCAGGGTTCATTGTAAAATGTTAGTACAAATGGTAGGAAGCAAAGAGGGGGCAGCCCTCCTGCAGTCCACAGCTTCTAAATCCAGGGCTCTGAATCACGCCTTCCTATGCCTTAGCACAAACATATTGATGTTTTTGCATAGAGAATATGCTCTGCCCAGATGACTGTGCACATCGAGTACACCCATTAGCATTACAAACACCATGTCCTCCTTCCATTCAGAAATGCTTTGAGATAAATTCAGAAGATCATATATAAGCTCTAATTGAACAATGATGGGGACCATTCCAATGCAGTAAAACTCCCCTAGTCCAGAAAGCTCAGGTACTTGGCAGTGCCAGACAGTCACACTTTCCAAACTATTAGATGTTATTTCTATTAATACAGAAATGCCCATTTAATTCACTTTGTTCAGCATTCACTAATTCACTAAATGCTGAACTACTTTGATACCTAAATAATTAGATCATGGATTATTGGAGTCAAACCATCACTGAAACTTCTAAAATTCTGGAGACTTTGGGGATTATCAGCCCTTATTGTTTAGTTTTATCTCTTTCTCTTCAATAGCCTTTTGAATTTAACCATCCAAATATAATGGCTTGCTTTTGTAGCCACAGCATTTTCTTCTTTGGTCAGTATTGATCTGTAggatattattaatattaataataatgccTATAATATCAAAGGCAGAAATTAGGCACTGATTTATTTGAGATTATTACTCAATATATTGTTATTAGTCAAATTATTATACCTACAATTAAAATAACATTTGACGATCTCCTTTTCCAAACTGGGGTAAAGGAAAGAACATACTGTAAACAGAGAGACATCATGGAAGTGGAAGATAAATGTAATTTTAGAACATTTATGATATGTTAAAAAATACTGTATCTGTGGAGATTTGCAAAGCAAATTGCTGCTTTATCCTTTCCCAACCTATGACAACCTTACCAAGCTAActgcaaaaaatataaaaataagttaGTTTTTTGAATAATTGACATTATTCAATAATCACTACTTTTCCATATTTTTTCCAGATGGAGATGTCTGAAATAACTGCAGGTAGTGACAATAGCCATAAGCGGGAGGCAGTCTGCATTTTTGGCACTGGAGACTTTGGCCGATCTTTGGGTATGAGGCTGCTCATGTCAGGGTACCCAGTGATATATGGCAGTCGAAACCCACAAAATTCCACCCTTGTACCAAGTGGAGCTCAAGTCTGTACCCACGCTGATGCCCTGAAAAAATGCAAGTTGATTTTCCTTGCAGTTCACAGAGAGAACTATGATTTCCTCCCAGCTCTGTCCAATTTACTAGATGGAAAAATACTGGTGGATGTGAGCAACAACCTCAAAATGAatcagtaccctgagtccaatGCTCAGTATCTTACTCAGCTGGTCCCCAAAGCAATTGTGGTGAAGGGATTTAACACAGTTTCAGCCTGGGCCCTTCAGTCAGGCAGCCTGGATGCCAGCAGTCAGGTAAGATCACACACGTCTCCTGTGAAGAATTTTTTCTTGGTGAGGAACAACTGAAATAATATGAGTCAGCTAACTTTGTTTCATGACAGCTTTATTTAATTGTGCTGAAACTTTGAACTTGCACAATTTCACCAATTGTAAAAGCAAATGTGTTTTGTTTCAGGTCTTCGTCTGTGGCGACGACACTAAATCCaaacagaaggtgatggatgtTGCCAGGAGTCTAGGCCTCACTCCTTTAGACCAGGGGTCTCTTCTAGCAGCTAAAGAAATAGAGAACTACCCACTACAGCTCTTCCCAATGTGGAGACTTCCACTTATTATAGCATTCAGTCTCACagtcttcttcttctttttttctGTGTTGACTGATGTGATCCATCCATTTGTAACAAAAAATAGCGACGTTTCCTACAAGCTGGCAATTTCAGTTCCTAATCGTGTCTTCCCAAATGTCTCTCTCATTCTGCTTAGCCTGGTTTACCTGCCAGGAGTGATTGCTGCATTTCTTCAGCTGTACAGAGGGACCAAGTATAAGAGGTTCCCTGACTGGCTTGACAGGTGGATGCTGTGCCGAAAGCAGCTTGGCCTTGTGGCACTTGCCTATGCTTTTCTACACGTTCTCTACACGTACATCATACCAACCAGATACTCGGTGAGGTGGAACTGGAtgtactcaatgattcaagaggtAATAACAGTTTTATGTGAGGTATTTCAGCAAAACTGCAGACCTTTTTGCAAAAGTAAATCAAATGCTTGAAGCACTAAAAAGTTGGAAACAGTGGCATCTGTGGAACAAGAAACAAtgaacatttcaggttgatgacttttcatcagaactcAATTTTGCTATCCACAACATTGGCTAATCTGCTGAGtgctccataccccttccattcatacacctatccaaatttctcttaaatgttgaagtcaaaCTTGTATGCgccacttgcactggcaactcattccaccctctcatcactgtctgagtgaagaagttcctcctcatgttccccgtAAACATTATACCTTGCACATTTAAacaatgacttctagttctagtctcatccaacctcagtggcagaagtctgcttgcatttaacctatctataccttTTGTAATTTTATATAACCCTGTCAAATCTCCACTtactctcccacagtccaaggaataaagtcctaagctattcaaGTCCTAAGTAAATCAGATCCCAGCAATGTTCTTATAAATTTTTTcttcattctttcaatcttactaaTATCTTTACTgtatgtaggtgaccagaactgaacacaatactccagaagcctcaccaacatcttatacaattacaacataacatcccaattcctgcactcaatattttgatttatgaagaccacttagccaaaagctctttttacaagtctatctacctgtgaagctactttcaatgaattactcctcagtgccctaccattcattgtgtaaaacctaccctggttTATCAAACCAAAGTGCAACACGTCACACttctttgcattaaattccatctttcaCTTATcagccaatttttccagctggtccagattctgcAGCAATCTTTGATTGTCCACTGTCCaccatctccttcaccaatcttGGTGTCCTCCACAAATTCGCTGAACTTTTGAACTTCAAATTTGTTGAACTTCGAGCTATTTGGAAATCCTGCTAACATGATGAAATACAAACTATTTTATCAGTCTTCATTTTAAATGGTGTTTGGTGTTGAACAACTTTTATGAAAAGAGATGAGTGACTCTGGAAAAATTTCCAAAAGGATATCATTGGATTGCATCTAGATTAAACAGCACAGTTAACTTAGTAGAACTTTACTCTAgaataggggttcccaacccaggTCCATGGATCCATCAGTTAATGGCAGAGggccatggcattaaaaaagttggggacccctgctcttGAAGATAGaactcatagaaaagtacagcacaggaagaggcccttAACTACCATATCTACACCAACCATGATACCCGTCT of Hypanus sabinus isolate sHypSab1 chromosome 6, sHypSab1.hap1, whole genome shotgun sequence contains these proteins:
- the LOC132395517 gene encoding metalloreductase STEAP4-like isoform X2; protein product: MEMSEITAGSDNSHKREAVCIFGTGDFGRSLGMRLLMSGYPVIYGSRNPQNSTLVPSGAQVCTHADALKKCKLIFLAVHRENYDFLPALSNLLDGKILVDVSNNLKMNQYPESNAQYLTQLVPKAIVVKGFNTVSAWALQSGSLDASSQVFVCGDDTKSKQKVMDVARSLGLTPLDQGSLLAAKEIENYPLQLFPMWRLPLIIAFSLTVFFFFFSVLTDVIHPFVTKNSDVSYKLAISVPNRVFPNVSLILLSLVYLPGVIAAFLQLYRGTKYKRFPDWLDRWMLCRKQLGLVALAYAFLHVLYTYIIPTRYSVRWNWMYSMIQEEIP
- the LOC132395517 gene encoding metalloreductase STEAP4-like isoform X1, translating into MEMSEITAGSDNSHKREAVCIFGTGDFGRSLGMRLLMSGYPVIYGSRNPQNSTLVPSGAQVCTHADALKKCKLIFLAVHRENYDFLPALSNLLDGKILVDVSNNLKMNQYPESNAQYLTQLVPKAIVVKGFNTVSAWALQSGSLDASSQVFVCGDDTKSKQKVMDVARSLGLTPLDQGSLLAAKEIENYPLQLFPMWRLPLIIAFSLTVFFFFFSVLTDVIHPFVTKNSDVSYKLAISVPNRVFPNVSLILLSLVYLPGVIAAFLQLYRGTKYKRFPDWLDRWMLCRKQLGLVALAYAFLHVLYTYIIPTRYSVRWNWMYSMIQESKKNTTMELNKVVTWRVELYFALGMLGFSVYILLGITSLPSVSNAVNWREFRFIQSKLGFVTLLLCTAHCAVFGWDRFLQSKRYKWGLPQAYMLGIAIPCAVLVLKLILITPCVDRMITRIRQGWERKPKAKQDVV